In Penaeus monodon isolate SGIC_2016 chromosome 43, NSTDA_Pmon_1, whole genome shotgun sequence, one DNA window encodes the following:
- the LOC119568079 gene encoding uncharacterized protein LOC119568079 has translation MKAPFLITYSIPFAVARAATAFGQQFPKRQRNSPVSRDSSRTQPLQKECDTNTNQFQTPSSPEPLRLKPFQQHGSPFPAELKRSFGKRFLVGFSNHFWFRQPIPDQNTNQSIPEADSSPVRKPGFQQKIPAIFKNRIPKTFPIHLQKPEFPKNPIPVHLQQPKFQQQIPSSFNNQDSKKIPSSLTRFNQIPNPLNNQDSKKDSPNKTPFQKPDSNNNSSPPSKKGIPQPLPQNSQPVPSFDPFRRSIPHDSVTESSSLKPFPPGASALWGASPSLNSSTVPTALR, from the exons ATGAAGGCTCCGTTTTTG atcacATACTCGATTCCTTTTGCAGTTGCACGGGCAGCTACTGCCTTTGGCCAGCAGTTCCCTAAAAGGCA ACGCAACAGCCCCGTCAGTCGGGACTCTTCCAGAACACAACCGCTCCAAAAGGAATGTGACACCAACACCAACCAGTTCCAAACCCCTTCTTCCCCAGAGCCCCTTCGACTCAAACCCTTCCAGCAACACGGAAGTCCTTTCCCAGCAGAACTAAAACGCTCATTTGGGAAACGCTTCTTAGTCGGGTTTTCCAATCATTTTTGGTTCCGACAACCGATTCCAGACCAAAACACTAATCAATCAATTCCGGAAGCCGATTCCAGTCCAGTTCGAAAACCAGGATTCCAACAAAAGATTCCAGCCATTTTCAAAAACCGGATTCCAAAAACGTTTCCCATCCACCTTCAAAAACcagaatttcccaaaaacccgatTCCAGTCCACCTTCAACAACCAAAATTCCAACAACAGATTCCGTCAAGCTTCAACAACCAGGATTCCAAAAAGATTCCATCAAGCTTAACCCGTTTCAACCAAATTCCCAACCCCTTAAATAACCAGGACTCCAAAAAAGattccccaaacaaaaccccctttcAAAAACCAGATTCCAACAACAATTCCAGTCCCCCTTCAAAAAAAGGGATTCCGCAACCGCTTCCTCAGAACTCTCAGCCAGTTCCTTCCTTCGATCCTTTTCGTCGTTCGATTCCCCATGACTCCGTCACGGAGTCTTCGAGCCTTAAACCTTTCCCCCCCGGCGCCAGTGCCTTATGGGGGGCATCACCATCCTTAAACTCCTCGACCGTCCCTACGGCACTACGCTGA